A DNA window from Candidatus Poribacteria bacterium contains the following coding sequences:
- a CDS encoding DUF2905 domain-containing protein: protein MIILMGVILVFLGLFLLFVDKTPFLGKLPGDIYIRRKHFTFYFPIVTCIILSILLSLILRVILRR from the coding sequence ATGATCATTCTAATGGGCGTTATACTGGTGTTTTTGGGGTTGTTCCTCCTGTTTGTGGATAAGACCCCCTTCCTAGGCAAACTTCCAGGGGATATATACATAAGACGTAAACACTTCACCTTCTACTTCCCCATCGTCACCTGCATAATCCTGAGCATCCTTCTCTCGCTGATCCTCAGGGTGATTCTGAGGAGATGA